DNA from Banduia mediterranea:
CGAAGTTGCGGCGTTTCATCAGTGTACGCACGCGGTGGCGGCCCAGCGTGAAGCCTTGCATGCTCAGCGCCACCCGCAGTCGCCGGCTTCCGTAGCTGCGGCCACTGGCCATGAACGCAGCCTTCAGGTGAACGCTGGCCACGCATACTGCGGGCCGGCGCTGCTGGGCGGCATAGAACCCCGAGCGGCTGACCTCCAGTACCCGGCACATCTGCGAGACTTCGGCCTTCTGTTGCCGCTGAGCGATCAGGCGATGGATCACTTCAGTTCCCGGGCAAAGAAGGCCGAGGCTTTTTTTAACAGATCATTGTCTGATCGCAGTTGCCGGTTCTCCCCCTCCAGCTGCCGGATTCGCTGTTGCTCGGCCGTCAGCGGCTTGCCGATTCCGCTGCCGCCAGCCCGCTCCGCATCGTACTGCGTCAACCAGCGC
Protein-coding regions in this window:
- a CDS encoding IS3 family transposase — protein: MIHRLIAQRQQKAEVSQMCRVLEVSRSGFYAAQQRRPAVCVASVHLKAAFMASGRSYGSRRLRVALSMQGFTLGRHRVRTLMKRRNFGVTPQLRNFGVRSCSLPNFFGFATFPRMARPLRIEFLGAIHHVMARGNARQAIFLNDEDRDAYESGHRQLPQIGAHFG
- a CDS encoding transposase, which encodes MSDKIRRTFDVAFKLQVIGLIRDQGLSVSQVCSDMNLVDSAVRRWLTQYDAERAGGSGIGKPLTAEQQRIRQLEGENRQLRSDNDLLKKASAFFARELK